One window of the Nocardia terpenica genome contains the following:
- a CDS encoding metallophosphoesterase yields the protein MRLVPRLIMFLAIPALLLAVPWWVLVGAPATGTAFWLGTAVFVLGFVALPVGMLLGHGRAHVDAASMVGDTLLGVTWVLFTWSVLGLLAQGVLAAVGVADPGRSRGVAIGVLAVSAALVVWGVIEARRVPRVRTVEVRIPGLGAGLDGLRLVVVTDTHFAALNRLRWSERVVEAVNAQRPDIACHAGDLADGPVDRRRSQVDPLGKVEAELGRFYITGNHEYFGDAAGWIEHMRSLGWQPLRNQHEILTRGGDRLVLAGIDDPTGVSLAGHGPDLSTALAGTDPDLPVVLLAHQPKQVAEAAKAGVALQISGHTHGGQIWPFHYLVRLDQPVVAGLSRHGERTQLYTSRGTGFWGPQLRVFAPSEITVLVLRPAR from the coding sequence ATGCGACTCGTTCCCCGTCTGATCATGTTTCTGGCGATTCCGGCCCTGCTGCTGGCCGTGCCCTGGTGGGTGCTCGTCGGCGCGCCCGCGACAGGAACGGCGTTCTGGCTGGGCACGGCGGTATTCGTGCTCGGGTTCGTCGCGCTGCCGGTCGGCATGCTGCTGGGGCACGGGCGGGCGCACGTGGACGCGGCATCCATGGTCGGCGACACCCTGCTCGGCGTGACATGGGTGCTGTTCACCTGGTCGGTGCTCGGGCTGCTGGCACAGGGCGTGCTGGCGGCGGTCGGGGTGGCCGATCCGGGGCGCTCGCGCGGGGTCGCGATCGGCGTGCTGGCGGTGTCCGCGGCGCTGGTGGTGTGGGGTGTGATCGAGGCGCGGCGGGTGCCGCGGGTGCGGACGGTCGAGGTGCGGATTCCGGGTCTGGGGGCGGGGCTGGACGGGCTGCGGCTGGTCGTGGTCACCGACACGCACTTCGCGGCGCTGAACCGGCTGCGCTGGTCGGAGCGGGTGGTCGAGGCGGTCAATGCGCAGCGGCCCGATATCGCCTGCCACGCGGGCGATCTCGCCGATGGTCCGGTGGATCGGCGGCGGTCGCAGGTGGATCCGCTCGGGAAGGTCGAGGCCGAGCTCGGCCGGTTCTACATCACCGGCAACCACGAGTACTTCGGTGACGCGGCGGGCTGGATCGAGCATATGCGCTCGCTGGGCTGGCAGCCGCTGCGCAATCAGCACGAGATCCTCACGCGCGGCGGGGATCGGCTGGTGCTGGCGGGCATCGACGATCCGACCGGTGTGTCGCTGGCCGGGCACGGGCCCGACCTGAGCACCGCGCTCGCCGGGACGGACCCGGACCTGCCGGTGGTGCTGCTGGCCCATCAGCCCAAGCAGGTCGCCGAGGCCGCGAAAGCCGGTGTGGCACTGCAAATCTCGGGGCACACGCACGGCGGCCAGATCTGGCCGTTCCACTATCTGGTCCGGCTCGACCAGCCCGTGGTCGCCGGTCTGAGCAGGCACGGGGAGCGCACCCAGCTCTACACCAGCCGGGGCACCGGATTCTGGGGCCCGCAGCTGCGCGTCTTCGCGCCCAGCGAGATCACGGTCCTGGTGCTGCGGCCCGCGCGGTGA